From the Mycobacterium sp. DL592 genome, the window AGCCGGTGAGAGTAGTCGTCGAGGCCGACGGCGGATCGCGCGGCAACCCCGGCCCGGCCGGCTACGGCGTGGTGGTGTGGTCGGCCGACCGTCAGCAGGTGCTCGCCGAGCACGGCAGCGCGATCGGTGTGGCGACCAACAACGTCGCCGAATACCGCGGTCTGATCGCAGGGCTGGAGGAGGCCCGCAGGCTGGGCGCTACCGACGTAGCGGTGGCGATGGACTCCAAACTGGTCATCGAGCAGATGGCCGGGCGCTGGAAGGTCAAGCACGCCGCGATGGCCGAGCTGCATCAGCAGGCCCGCGCCCTGGCGTCGACGTTCGACTCGGTGAGCTACGAGTGGATCCCGCGCGAACGCAACGCCTATGCCGACCGGCTGGCCAACGAGGCGATGGACCAGCCCGCCTCGATCGCCGACCCGCCAGCGGGGGCGGTGGCCGTGCCGCCCGCGGCCTGGACCGGCAACCGTGGCGAGCCCACCCGCTTCCTGCTGCTGCGCCACGGCCAGACCGAACTGTCGGTCGCCCGCCGCTACTCGGGCCGCGGCAACCCCGAACTGACC encodes:
- a CDS encoding bifunctional RNase H/acid phosphatase, which produces MRVVVEADGGSRGNPGPAGYGVVVWSADRQQVLAEHGSAIGVATNNVAEYRGLIAGLEEARRLGATDVAVAMDSKLVIEQMAGRWKVKHAAMAELHQQARALASTFDSVSYEWIPRERNAYADRLANEAMDQPASIADPPAGAVAVPPAAWTGNRGEPTRFLLLRHGQTELSVARRYSGRGNPELTETGRGQAEAAARYLGERGGVTAVVSSPLQRCVQTATAAASALGLQVAIDEDLIETDFGAWEGLTFTEAADRDPGLHGQWLRDTSLRPPGGESFDDVAHRVRRAQDRIIAAHPGQTVLVVSHVTPIKTMLRLALDAGASILHRLHLDLASLSIAEFYPDGGSSVRLVNQTSYLG